A portion of the Actomonas aquatica genome contains these proteins:
- the fmt gene encoding methionyl-tRNA formyltransferase — translation MKTDRLRLVFMGSDAIALPMLNWLVGEGAALVDVVAVFTQPDRPVGRGQKVVANAIKTWALERGLPVYQPAKLTSDAREALARHEADVALVMAYGHILRDEFINTPRLGTLNLHASLLPNYRGASPIQSAVLSGDAETGVALMRIVRELDAGPVADVERVAIGPHDTALDIEAKLAAACVPLVARGLPALAAGDLDFVEQDHGAATFCRRLTKADGVLDFTAPAGVLAARVNGLFPWPSVRVAINGQDVKLGRAEATDAATANTAPGTVLGLQDGALAVATGQGVLRLLELQRPGGRMMPATDFLRGFPLETGLLLPSQPMPELVRRQST, via the coding sequence TTGAAGACTGATCGCTTGCGTCTCGTTTTTATGGGCTCCGACGCGATTGCGTTGCCCATGCTCAACTGGCTGGTCGGGGAGGGCGCCGCGCTCGTCGACGTGGTTGCGGTTTTCACTCAACCGGACCGCCCCGTCGGTCGCGGCCAGAAGGTCGTGGCCAACGCCATCAAAACCTGGGCTCTGGAGCGCGGACTGCCGGTGTATCAGCCCGCCAAGCTCACCAGTGACGCCCGCGAAGCGCTCGCCCGGCACGAAGCCGATGTCGCCCTCGTGATGGCTTACGGCCACATCCTGCGGGACGAGTTCATCAACACGCCCCGCCTCGGCACCCTCAACCTCCACGCCTCGCTGCTCCCCAACTACCGCGGTGCTTCGCCGATTCAAAGTGCAGTGCTCAGCGGCGACGCCGAAACCGGCGTGGCGCTCATGCGCATCGTGCGCGAACTCGACGCCGGACCGGTGGCCGACGTGGAACGCGTCGCGATCGGACCGCACGACACCGCGCTCGATATCGAGGCCAAACTCGCCGCCGCCTGCGTGCCGCTGGTCGCGCGCGGTCTGCCCGCACTCGCGGCCGGTGATCTAGATTTTGTCGAGCAGGACCACGGCGCGGCGACCTTCTGCCGTCGCCTGACCAAAGCCGATGGCGTGCTCGATTTCACCGCGCCCGCCGGTGTGCTTGCCGCCCGCGTGAACGGTCTGTTCCCGTGGCCCAGCGTGCGGGTGGCGATCAACGGTCAGGATGTAAAACTCGGGCGCGCCGAAGCCACCGATGCCGCCACCGCCAATACCGCGCCCGGCACGGTGCTTGGCTTGCAAGACGGCGCGCTCGCCGTGGCGACCGGGCAGGGCGTGCTACGGTTGTTGGAGTTGCAGCGTCCTGGCGGACGCATGATGCCGGCCACGGATTTCCTGCGCGGCTTCCCGCTCGAAACCGGTCTGCTGCTGCCCTCGCAGCCCATGCCGGAACTCGTGCGTCGCCAATCGACTTAG
- a CDS encoding LysM peptidoglycan-binding domain-containing protein — protein sequence MIKRALIGLLSLTLCAVSWAQYPAQNNLGSQVAGLREDVRILVERVGQMALRIEQLERENARLLSATDGLDSTYATVRQLNDAVAELTQQISSGDATSRAQAAKAVQELARQVNVSMDGLAKDLNARRQVTAPTFNDDFPKEGIRYTVEKGDTLSSIASRFGSTVKDIQNANRITDPRKVQVGQTLFIPGAQ from the coding sequence ATGATCAAACGTGCGCTCATCGGCCTGCTGTCTCTCACCCTATGTGCGGTGAGTTGGGCTCAATATCCTGCCCAAAATAACCTTGGATCTCAGGTCGCCGGTCTGCGCGAAGACGTGCGCATCTTGGTTGAGCGAGTGGGGCAGATGGCGCTGCGGATCGAACAACTCGAACGCGAGAACGCCCGCCTGCTTTCCGCCACGGACGGTCTCGACAGCACCTACGCCACCGTGCGCCAGCTCAACGACGCTGTGGCCGAGCTCACTCAGCAGATTTCCAGCGGCGACGCCACCTCCCGCGCGCAGGCCGCGAAGGCCGTGCAGGAATTGGCTCGCCAGGTGAATGTGTCGATGGACGGTTTGGCCAAGGACCTCAACGCTCGCCGCCAGGTCACCGCGCCGACCTTCAATGACGATTTCCCCAAGGAGGGCATTCGCTACACGGTGGAGAAGGGCGATACACTTTCGAGCATCGCGTCGCGCTTCGGCTCGACCGTTAAAGACATTCAAAACGCCAACCGCATCACCGATCCGCGCAAGGTGCAGGTCGGCCAGACGCTCTTCATTCCCGGCGCTCAATAA
- a CDS encoding ParB/RepB/Spo0J family partition protein, protein MASSKSRLGRGLGGLIAAAAPAKSPTAQAAAKAVGNLKDGKGGKAAAAAATTEPPATPGFEEIAVTHIEPSPYQARREIQAEHLNELAESIKSEGLLQPIVVRKIKDKQFELIAGERRWRAYQVLKLKTIPARVVEASNASAAALGLIENLQREGLNPIEEAYGYASLIRDFDLTQEQASDRVGKSRASVANTLRLLSLDAELQGYVAKSILSFGHAKVLLGIEAPAERAILARRVIEDGLSVRATEKLVQDKKSGSASSSKKAAKKGGTAAEVAAINGIEKKLTSHLGARVALKHTPKKGQIVIQYAGNDDLARILEKLGVEA, encoded by the coding sequence ATGGCTTCTTCCAAATCCCGACTCGGTCGCGGTCTCGGCGGACTCATCGCTGCCGCCGCCCCCGCCAAATCTCCCACCGCGCAAGCGGCTGCCAAAGCCGTGGGCAACCTGAAGGACGGCAAGGGCGGCAAAGCTGCGGCCGCCGCGGCCACCACCGAACCGCCCGCCACGCCCGGCTTCGAAGAGATCGCGGTCACGCACATCGAGCCGAGCCCCTATCAGGCCCGGCGCGAGATCCAGGCCGAGCACCTCAACGAACTCGCCGAGAGCATCAAATCCGAGGGCCTGCTGCAGCCGATCGTCGTCCGCAAAATCAAGGACAAGCAGTTTGAGCTCATCGCGGGTGAACGTCGTTGGCGCGCCTATCAGGTCCTCAAGCTGAAGACCATTCCGGCCCGCGTGGTCGAAGCCAGCAACGCCTCCGCCGCCGCGCTTGGCCTGATCGAGAATCTGCAGCGTGAAGGCCTCAACCCGATTGAAGAGGCCTACGGTTACGCCAGCCTCATTCGCGACTTCGACCTCACGCAGGAGCAGGCTTCCGATCGGGTGGGCAAGAGCCGCGCGTCGGTCGCCAACACCCTGCGTCTGCTCTCGCTCGACGCGGAACTGCAGGGCTACGTCGCCAAGTCCATCCTCAGTTTTGGCCATGCCAAAGTATTGCTCGGTATCGAAGCACCGGCCGAGCGCGCCATCCTCGCCCGCCGCGTGATCGAGGACGGCCTGAGTGTCCGCGCCACCGAAAAGCTGGTGCAGGACAAAAAGTCCGGCAGCGCGAGCAGCTCCAAAAAAGCGGCCAAGAAGGGCGGCACCGCCGCCGAGGTCGCAGCGATCAACGGCATCGAGAAAAAGCTCACCTCGCACCTCGGAGCCCGCGTAGCGCTTAAACACACGCCCAAGAAGGGCCAGATCGTCATCCAATACGCTGGTAACGACGACCTCGCCCGCATCCTCGAAAAACTCGGCGTCGAAGCCTGA
- the secG gene encoding preprotein translocase subunit SecG yields the protein MNLLIAIFTFILIIVSVALVLLVLMQKAKNDGGMGAALGGGAAEATFGADTGNVLTTATIRGAVAFFVLSLVLYLAHIYVRNHAAAEAGSALPTIEAPATTFDDAAAAPATTEPQP from the coding sequence ATGAATCTCCTGATCGCGATTTTCACCTTCATCCTCATCATTGTCTCCGTCGCGCTGGTGCTGCTCGTCCTCATGCAGAAGGCCAAAAACGACGGTGGCATGGGTGCCGCCCTCGGTGGTGGCGCGGCTGAAGCCACCTTTGGTGCTGACACCGGCAACGTGCTGACCACGGCTACCATTCGCGGAGCGGTCGCTTTCTTTGTGCTGAGCCTCGTGCTGTATCTCGCCCACATTTACGTGCGCAACCACGCCGCGGCTGAAGCCGGCTCCGCGCTACCGACCATCGAGGCTCCCGCCACCACGTTCGATGATGCCGCCGCCGCTCCGGCGACCACGGAACCCCAACCCTGA
- a CDS encoding MBL fold metallo-hydrolase, protein MKLLDLNRHGGIGANALFVQIGGVNLLIDSGLHPKHVGRAAIPDFKQIRGERVDLIVITHCHLDHIGSLPVAMREFPDAPVVMSASSRILIERMLHNSANVMKRQKAEQDIPEYPLFTHEEIDRCASRMVGLNFGLAKKVNGINPRDEIEIMLHPSGHVAGAAALEVRHKHRGIFFTGDVLFDDLRTLPGARFPTGHFDTIVTETTRGLTDRPAGQERVHEVERLIKSINDTIGRGGSFLLPVFALGRMQEILTIMHDARKFGKLVDCPIVGSGLGLDLCDYFDEIRRKTNHVQFNRAILKELKLKSLPRKLTPGKDPERNALYIVSSGMLVENTPSYTLASGLLGHHRNTIGFVGYCDPDTPGGALLESHPGDDFIFETLHVRSRIKARVEKFELSGHAEREELLEFSLQAEPRTVVLTHGDPEARGWFAQQFAERDDRIKVLDPKPGETYQV, encoded by the coding sequence ATGAAGTTGCTTGATCTCAACCGCCACGGCGGCATCGGTGCCAACGCACTATTCGTCCAGATTGGCGGAGTTAACCTGCTGATTGACAGCGGATTGCACCCTAAACACGTGGGGCGCGCCGCCATTCCCGACTTCAAACAAATCCGCGGCGAACGGGTGGACCTCATCGTCATCACGCACTGCCACCTCGACCATATCGGCTCGCTGCCGGTCGCCATGCGCGAGTTTCCGGACGCTCCGGTGGTCATGTCGGCCTCCTCGCGGATCCTCATTGAGCGCATGCTACACAACTCCGCCAACGTCATGAAACGGCAGAAGGCCGAGCAGGACATCCCGGAGTATCCGCTTTTCACGCACGAGGAAATCGACCGCTGCGCCAGTCGCATGGTAGGCCTCAATTTCGGCCTGGCCAAGAAGGTCAACGGCATCAATCCGCGCGACGAGATCGAGATCATGCTGCACCCGTCGGGTCACGTGGCTGGTGCCGCCGCCCTCGAGGTGCGCCACAAGCACCGCGGCATTTTCTTCACCGGCGACGTGCTGTTTGACGACCTGCGCACGCTGCCCGGCGCCAGGTTCCCGACCGGTCACTTCGACACCATCGTGACCGAAACCACGCGCGGCCTCACCGATCGTCCGGCTGGCCAGGAGCGCGTGCATGAGGTCGAACGTCTCATCAAGTCGATCAACGACACCATCGGTCGCGGCGGTTCCTTCCTGCTGCCAGTCTTCGCCCTCGGCCGCATGCAGGAGATTCTCACCATCATGCACGACGCGCGGAAGTTCGGCAAATTGGTCGACTGCCCGATCGTCGGTTCCGGCCTCGGTCTCGATCTCTGCGACTACTTCGACGAGATCCGTCGCAAGACGAACCACGTGCAGTTCAACCGCGCCATCCTGAAGGAGCTGAAGCTCAAGTCCCTGCCGCGCAAACTGACTCCCGGCAAAGACCCCGAGCGCAACGCGCTCTACATCGTGAGCTCCGGCATGTTGGTGGAGAACACCCCGAGCTATACCCTCGCCTCTGGTCTGCTCGGTCATCACCGCAACACGATCGGTTTTGTGGGTTACTGCGACCCCGATACGCCCGGCGGCGCGCTGCTGGAATCGCACCCCGGCGACGACTTCATTTTCGAAACCCTGCACGTGCGCTCCCGCATCAAGGCCCGCGTGGAGAAGTTTGAGCTCAGTGGCCACGCCGAGCGCGAGGAGCTGCTGGAGTTCTCACTACAGGCCGAACCGCGCACCGTGGTGCTCACCCACGGTGATCCGGAAGCTCGCGGCTGGTTCGCCCAGCAATTCGCCGAGCGCGACGACCGCATCAAAGTCCTCGATCCCAAGCCCGGCGAAACCTACCAGGTTTAA
- a CDS encoding Co(2+)/Mg(2+) efflux protein ApaG, translating to MPVSQELPGLTAQLDRLVYHHGGPSLPPDKPHAFVYFVTIRNLSPTTVELLGRKWVVEQSDGERLVIEGDKIVGETPRLEPGQSFTYNSYHVTGCDARVIGSFHGITANGSRVHVILPPFDMTVPGSPTED from the coding sequence GTGCCCGTCTCGCAGGAACTCCCCGGCCTCACCGCCCAGCTCGATCGCCTCGTCTATCACCACGGCGGCCCGAGTCTGCCGCCCGACAAACCACACGCGTTTGTCTACTTCGTGACCATCCGCAACCTGTCGCCCACCACGGTCGAGTTGCTCGGCCGCAAATGGGTCGTTGAGCAGTCGGACGGCGAACGCCTTGTCATCGAAGGCGACAAGATCGTGGGCGAAACCCCGCGCCTCGAGCCCGGCCAATCCTTCACCTACAACAGCTACCACGTGACCGGCTGCGACGCGCGCGTGATCGGGAGTTTTCACGGGATCACGGCCAACGGTTCCCGCGTTCATGTCATCCTGCCCCCGTTCGACATGACGGTCCCGGGCTCCCCGACCGAAGACTGA
- a CDS encoding sulfite exporter TauE/SafE family protein, protein MFADLLHVVLLALLGTGHCIGMCGAFALAAGSGEGGHSAWWARQISYQLGKGIAYVFVGIAVLAAMKWLESRTPVDALRDIIAWVVGLLMIALGLAQLLGRRLPARFQQWWQGSRACGVLSGLGRSRSAFKGLLIGWINGFLPCGLSWAALLYLVATRSVETVVAGALLFSLATLPGLAATAWLLPKLGTRRRAWLMHAAGLLLIVLGVLTIVRGNDGVHHWFHHNLVIPGADGGH, encoded by the coding sequence ATGTTCGCTGATCTGCTCCACGTCGTGTTGCTTGCCCTGTTGGGCACCGGGCACTGCATCGGCATGTGTGGTGCCTTTGCGCTGGCTGCCGGGAGCGGCGAAGGCGGACACAGCGCGTGGTGGGCGCGACAGATTTCGTATCAACTGGGCAAGGGCATCGCCTACGTTTTTGTCGGCATCGCGGTGCTCGCGGCGATGAAGTGGCTGGAGAGTCGCACGCCGGTCGACGCCCTGCGCGACATCATCGCGTGGGTGGTGGGGTTGCTCATGATCGCACTGGGCCTGGCGCAGCTGTTGGGTCGGCGTTTGCCGGCGCGCTTTCAACAATGGTGGCAAGGCTCGCGCGCTTGTGGCGTGTTGAGCGGACTCGGTCGCAGTCGGTCCGCCTTCAAGGGGCTGCTCATCGGCTGGATCAACGGTTTCCTGCCGTGCGGGCTGTCGTGGGCGGCGCTGCTCTACCTCGTGGCCACCCGCTCGGTGGAGACGGTGGTGGCGGGGGCGTTGCTCTTCAGCCTCGCGACGCTGCCCGGGCTGGCGGCGACGGCGTGGCTGCTGCCCAAACTTGGCACGCGGCGACGCGCCTGGCTGATGCACGCGGCGGGCCTGCTGCTCATCGTGCTCGGCGTGCTGACGATCGTGCGCGGCAACGACGGCGTGCATCACTGGTTTCACCACAATCTCGTGATCCCCGGCGCGGACGGCGGTCACTGA
- the purH gene encoding bifunctional phosphoribosylaminoimidazolecarboxamide formyltransferase/IMP cyclohydrolase codes for MEKLALLSVSDKSGLADFATALVKEHGYRLLSTGGTARLLAEKGLPVTEVSEHTGFPEMMEGRVKTLHPKIHGGLLCRRDKAEHLDAAKTNNIDLIDLVVVNLYPFEATVAKPDVTREEAIENIDIGGPSMLRSAAKNHEAVTVVCDPGDYNAVLEALGDDSKIASLRRKLALKVFQRTASYDAAISAYLEANADEPDLEALSGFPKKLSLDLSKAQELRYGENPHQKAALYGTFHDHFEQLQGKALSYNNILDITSAAYLIGEFERPTVAILKHTNPCGVASADTLEEAWEHAFATDRQAPFGGIIIVNQTMGPELASTIAGIFTEVIIAPRFSDEALAIFAKKKNLRLMIAKDGIGAESLQEVRSVIGGVLLQDRDRTLGKQAEFKVVTKRQPTADEWASMMFGWKIGKHVKSNSIVYCKGERTLGVGAGQMARVDSSRIAVWKAGEAGLDLKGSVVASEALFPFADGLIAAADAGATCAIQPGGSVRDAEVIAAADERDMAMVFTGIRHFKH; via the coding sequence ATGGAAAAATTGGCGCTACTCTCGGTGAGTGACAAAAGCGGTCTGGCGGACTTCGCCACCGCGCTGGTGAAGGAACACGGCTATCGGTTGCTGTCCACGGGAGGCACGGCACGGCTGCTGGCGGAGAAGGGGCTGCCCGTCACGGAAGTGAGCGAGCACACCGGCTTCCCGGAGATGATGGAGGGTCGCGTGAAGACCCTGCACCCGAAGATCCACGGCGGCCTGCTGTGCCGTCGTGACAAGGCCGAGCACCTCGATGCCGCCAAAACCAACAACATCGATCTCATCGATCTGGTGGTGGTGAATCTCTATCCGTTCGAGGCGACGGTCGCGAAGCCCGACGTCACTCGCGAGGAGGCGATTGAGAACATCGATATCGGTGGTCCGTCCATGCTCCGCAGCGCGGCGAAAAACCACGAGGCCGTCACGGTCGTCTGCGATCCCGGCGACTACAACGCGGTGCTCGAAGCCCTCGGCGATGACAGCAAAATCGCCTCCCTGCGCCGCAAGCTCGCGCTGAAGGTGTTCCAACGCACCGCTAGCTACGACGCGGCAATCTCCGCTTATCTTGAAGCCAATGCCGATGAGCCCGATCTCGAGGCGCTGAGCGGTTTCCCGAAGAAGCTGTCGCTCGATCTCTCCAAGGCGCAGGAGCTGCGCTACGGCGAGAACCCGCACCAGAAGGCCGCCCTTTACGGCACCTTCCACGACCACTTCGAGCAGCTCCAGGGCAAGGCGCTCAGCTACAACAACATTTTGGACATCACCTCGGCCGCTTACCTGATCGGCGAGTTCGAGCGTCCGACCGTCGCCATCCTCAAGCACACCAACCCCTGCGGTGTGGCCAGCGCCGACACGCTGGAAGAGGCGTGGGAACACGCCTTCGCCACCGATCGGCAGGCGCCGTTTGGCGGCATCATCATCGTCAACCAGACGATGGGCCCCGAGCTCGCGTCGACGATTGCCGGCATCTTTACCGAGGTCATCATCGCCCCGCGCTTCAGCGACGAGGCACTCGCGATCTTTGCCAAGAAAAAGAACCTGCGCCTCATGATCGCCAAGGACGGCATCGGTGCCGAGTCGCTGCAGGAAGTGCGTTCCGTCATCGGCGGCGTGTTGCTGCAGGATCGTGACCGCACCCTCGGCAAGCAGGCGGAGTTTAAGGTCGTCACCAAACGTCAACCGACCGCCGATGAGTGGGCGTCGATGATGTTTGGCTGGAAGATCGGCAAACACGTGAAGTCGAACTCCATCGTCTACTGCAAAGGCGAGCGCACCCTCGGTGTCGGCGCCGGCCAGATGGCCCGCGTGGACAGCTCGCGCATCGCGGTGTGGAAGGCGGGCGAGGCCGGTCTCGACCTCAAGGGCTCGGTCGTCGCCAGCGAAGCGCTGTTCCCGTTTGCCGATGGCCTGATCGCCGCGGCCGACGCCGGTGCCACCTGCGCCATTCAGCCGGGCGGTTCGGTGCGTGACGCCGAAGTCATTGCCGCCGCCGACGAGCGCGACATGGCGATGGTCTTCACCGGTATCCGCCACTTTAAGCACTAA
- a CDS encoding M48 family metallopeptidase, whose protein sequence is MNSLRLLALLASAVLFLTGCTTVPETGRRQVLLVSADQEAQMGLEAFTQIKQEENVSHNAMLNDRVERVGRRIAASVGRDLPNAKWEFVVFESEELNAFALPGGKVGVYTGLLYLAETDDELAAVMGHEIAHVTSRHSGERMSHQMIAVGATALSEVAMEAKDVDSDKRNIVRAALGVGTSVGVMLPFSRLHESEADAVGLRFAAGAGYDPRAAVTFWQRMMKANEGRARPPEWLSTHPSNETRIRKLSELAPQYLPLYEEAKKRIEAAESGEAPPPLAQREIGTP, encoded by the coding sequence ATGAACTCCCTGCGTCTGCTCGCTCTTCTCGCTTCGGCTGTCCTGTTTTTGACCGGTTGCACCACCGTGCCCGAAACGGGTCGGCGGCAGGTGCTGTTGGTCTCGGCCGATCAGGAGGCGCAGATGGGTTTGGAGGCGTTTACTCAGATCAAGCAGGAGGAAAATGTGTCCCACAACGCGATGCTCAACGACCGCGTCGAGCGGGTAGGGCGCCGCATCGCCGCGAGTGTCGGACGCGACCTGCCCAACGCGAAGTGGGAGTTTGTTGTCTTTGAATCGGAGGAACTGAATGCCTTCGCGCTCCCGGGTGGCAAAGTGGGCGTTTACACGGGCCTGCTCTATCTCGCCGAAACCGATGACGAACTGGCGGCGGTGATGGGGCATGAGATTGCGCACGTCACGTCGCGACACTCTGGCGAACGTATGTCGCACCAAATGATCGCCGTCGGCGCGACTGCGCTGTCGGAGGTGGCGATGGAGGCAAAGGACGTCGACTCCGACAAACGCAACATCGTGCGTGCCGCGCTGGGTGTTGGCACTTCGGTTGGTGTGATGTTGCCGTTCTCGCGACTGCACGAATCGGAAGCCGACGCCGTGGGTCTGCGTTTCGCGGCCGGCGCCGGTTACGACCCACGCGCCGCAGTGACTTTTTGGCAGCGCATGATGAAGGCCAACGAAGGCAGGGCCCGCCCGCCGGAATGGTTGTCGACGCATCCGTCCAACGAGACTCGCATCCGCAAGCTCAGCGAACTCGCGCCGCAATACCTGCCGCTCTACGAAGAGGCCAAGAAGCGCATCGAAGCCGCCGAGTCCGGCGAAGCACCGCCGCCGCTGGCCCAACGCGAAATCGGAACGCCGTAG
- a CDS encoding M20/M25/M40 family metallo-hydrolase, with the protein MFDPVEKLKDFIRHQSVSADSAFASGMKGAQGFLDELFSSIGFEVEVVKTDLHPIILASRGGDPEWPHVIIYGHYDVQPADPLELWETEAFEPEQRGDRLYGRGAADNKGPLMTHIAAVAALLEKEPDLPLRITFMVEGEEEMGSPSFPKFLEQYQERLAEADLVFLSDTGIPSADQVVITCGLRGLVLFDLEVTTAKSDLHSGLHGGVLRNPIQALTEFCASLHTADGRVNVPGFYDDVLDVEQWERDELKKYGSDTEAYKQFLGIPDFYTVEGFGPFEAIRFMPTLDFNGIGGGYQGEGSKTVIPSKAMVKVSCRLVSNQEPEKIRALLYKTIEERMPKDVTYRIIDQHSGSPYVVVPPDRPNTPADQSPVLADAFRATDAAVTEVFGKPPLYLREGGSVPIIADIKRVLGLDSVMFGLFLPEDNLHAPNESFNLKVMERGMKVSQSVLRKLAHG; encoded by the coding sequence ATGTTTGATCCTGTTGAAAAACTGAAGGACTTCATCCGGCACCAGAGCGTGTCTGCCGACTCGGCTTTTGCCTCCGGCATGAAGGGCGCCCAGGGCTTTCTCGACGAGTTGTTCTCGTCGATCGGTTTTGAAGTCGAGGTCGTGAAGACCGACCTGCATCCCATCATTTTGGCCAGCCGTGGCGGAGACCCGGAATGGCCGCACGTCATCATCTACGGCCACTACGATGTGCAGCCGGCCGATCCGCTGGAGCTTTGGGAAACCGAAGCGTTCGAACCCGAACAACGCGGTGACCGCCTCTACGGTCGCGGCGCAGCGGATAACAAAGGTCCGCTCATGACCCACATCGCCGCAGTCGCGGCTTTGCTTGAGAAGGAACCTGATCTGCCGCTGCGCATCACCTTCATGGTGGAAGGCGAAGAGGAGATGGGCAGCCCGAGCTTCCCGAAGTTTTTGGAGCAATACCAGGAGCGCCTCGCCGAAGCCGATCTGGTGTTCCTTTCCGACACCGGCATCCCGTCGGCCGATCAAGTCGTAATCACCTGCGGCCTGCGCGGTTTGGTGCTCTTCGACCTCGAAGTCACCACGGCGAAGTCGGACCTGCACTCCGGCCTGCACGGCGGTGTGTTGCGCAATCCGATTCAGGCGCTCACCGAGTTCTGCGCGTCGCTGCACACGGCCGATGGCCGCGTGAACGTGCCGGGCTTCTACGACGACGTGCTCGATGTCGAACAGTGGGAGCGCGACGAGCTCAAGAAATACGGCAGCGATACCGAGGCGTATAAACAGTTCCTCGGCATCCCCGACTTCTACACGGTGGAAGGGTTTGGCCCGTTCGAGGCCATCCGTTTCATGCCGACGTTGGACTTCAACGGCATCGGCGGTGGTTACCAGGGCGAGGGCTCCAAGACCGTCATCCCGAGCAAGGCGATGGTGAAGGTGAGCTGCCGTCTCGTCTCCAATCAGGAGCCTGAAAAGATTCGCGCGCTGCTCTACAAAACCATTGAGGAGCGGATGCCCAAGGACGTGACCTACCGCATCATCGATCAGCACAGCGGCAGCCCCTACGTCGTGGTGCCGCCGGATCGCCCGAATACCCCGGCTGATCAATCGCCGGTGCTGGCCGACGCGTTTCGCGCCACGGATGCGGCCGTGACCGAGGTCTTCGGCAAGCCGCCGCTGTATCTGCGAGAAGGCGGCAGTGTGCCGATCATCGCGGACATTAAGCGCGTGCTTGGCCTCGATTCGGTGATGTTCGGTTTGTTCCTGCCCGAGGACAACCTGCACGCGCCCAACGAGTCCTTTAACCTGAAGGTCATGGAGCGCGGCATGAAGGTCAGCCAGTCGGTGCTGCGCAAACTGGCGCACGGCTAG
- a CDS encoding OmpA family protein, translated as MSVFAKKFLLVLTVATLALTGCTKKPVRPDPSATAMGMQGAGGGAGYGDSLLNQGIDTGLDPLLDGSASGLEMRGGDGYYEDDQMIKGLLEPVYFDFDQSGIKTSERIKLEAAIDYLNANPQHRLLLEGHCDWKGTAEYNLGLGDRRAGSARQFLETAGVAASRLETASKGDLEAVENASDSQMAQDRRVELIILKL; from the coding sequence ATGTCCGTATTTGCCAAGAAATTTCTCCTCGTCCTCACCGTCGCAACCCTTGCTCTCACGGGCTGCACCAAAAAGCCCGTCCGTCCGGACCCCAGCGCCACCGCGATGGGCATGCAGGGCGCTGGCGGAGGTGCTGGCTACGGTGATTCCCTGCTGAATCAGGGCATCGACACCGGCTTGGATCCCTTGCTCGACGGTTCGGCCAGCGGCTTGGAAATGCGTGGCGGTGACGGCTACTACGAGGACGACCAAATGATCAAAGGTCTGCTGGAGCCGGTCTACTTCGACTTTGACCAGAGCGGCATCAAGACCTCCGAGCGCATCAAGCTCGAGGCCGCCATCGATTACCTTAACGCCAACCCGCAGCATCGCCTCCTCCTCGAAGGTCACTGCGACTGGAAGGGCACCGCCGAATACAACCTCGGTCTCGGTGATCGCCGAGCCGGCTCGGCCCGCCAATTCCTCGAGACCGCCGGTGTCGCCGCTTCCCGCCTCGAGACCGCTTCCAAGGGTGACCTCGAAGCCGTCGAGAACGCCAGCGACAGCCAGATGGCGCAAGACCGCCGCGTGGAGCTCATCATCCTGAAGCTCTGA